A part of Microbacterium atlanticum genomic DNA contains:
- a CDS encoding glycerate kinase has translation MAQTVVIAPDSFKGTVAAAAAADALANGWRRERPQDAVRLLPMADGGEGTVDAFLAAVPGARRMPVTVTGPEDAPVEASWALLPPTVDAPGGTGVVELASTSGIELLGTPPRLRAFGAHTRGFGEAIAAALAHGVSRLVLGIGSSSSTDGGVGMLTALGARFTDATGQPVADGARGLAGVASADLSELAALPPDGVTVLSDVTNPLLGPLGAAAVFGPQKGASPDDVVELDAGLARLAALDAFAGIDAATPGTGAAGGTGFGLLAWGADLVPGSAAVAELVGLGTAVAAASVVLTGEGSYDGQSAAGKVPAHVGAIAAAAGVPVMLVAGRIAADADVSGFAATASLTDLSGSATAAMADARRWLEEAGAALAWALPRP, from the coding sequence ATGGCACAAACCGTCGTGATCGCCCCGGACTCGTTCAAGGGCACGGTCGCCGCTGCGGCCGCCGCGGACGCGCTCGCGAACGGATGGCGGCGGGAGCGGCCCCAAGACGCCGTCCGCCTGCTGCCGATGGCGGACGGCGGCGAGGGCACCGTCGATGCGTTCCTCGCCGCGGTGCCAGGCGCCCGACGGATGCCGGTCACCGTCACCGGTCCGGAGGACGCGCCGGTCGAGGCATCCTGGGCTCTCCTGCCGCCGACCGTCGACGCACCGGGCGGAACCGGCGTCGTCGAGCTCGCGAGCACCAGCGGGATCGAGCTGCTCGGCACCCCGCCGCGGCTGCGGGCGTTCGGTGCCCACACCCGCGGGTTCGGCGAGGCGATAGCCGCCGCACTCGCGCACGGCGTGTCGCGGCTGGTGCTGGGAATCGGCTCGAGCTCATCCACCGACGGCGGCGTCGGCATGCTGACCGCGCTGGGGGCGCGATTCACGGATGCCACGGGGCAACCCGTCGCCGACGGCGCGCGCGGGCTCGCCGGGGTGGCGTCGGCCGACCTGTCGGAACTGGCGGCGCTCCCGCCAGACGGCGTGACGGTGCTCAGCGACGTGACGAACCCGCTCCTCGGACCGCTCGGCGCGGCGGCGGTCTTCGGCCCGCAGAAGGGTGCGAGCCCCGACGACGTCGTCGAGCTGGACGCCGGCCTCGCGCGGCTGGCCGCGCTCGACGCGTTCGCCGGCATCGACGCCGCGACTCCGGGCACGGGCGCCGCCGGCGGCACGGGCTTCGGCCTGCTCGCGTGGGGAGCGGACCTCGTGCCGGGATCGGCGGCGGTCGCGGAGCTCGTGGGTCTCGGGACCGCGGTGGCGGCGGCATCCGTCGTCCTCACCGGCGAGGGGTCGTACGACGGGCAGTCGGCGGCGGGCAAGGTGCCCGCGCACGTGGGCGCGATCGCGGCGGCCGCCGGCGTGCCCGTGATGCTCGTCGCCGGACGGATCGCCGCCGACGCCGACGTGTCGGGCTTCGCGGCGACCGCCTCGCTCACCGACCTCTCCGGATCCGCGACGGCCGCGATGGCCGACGCGCGCCGCTGGCTCGAGGAGGCCGGCGCCGCACTCGCCTGGGCGCTGCCTCGCCCGTGA
- the galK gene encoding galactokinase, producing the protein MTATDTRPVDAARALFADRFGAAPAGTWSAPGRVNLIGEHTDYNDGFVLPFAIQHRTHVALAPRNDGRVRVASTFDDGVVEVGLAELGALFPARRDEIPEWARYPLGVAWALLESAGTDPHTPTGVDLAFASDVPVGAGLSSSAAIEGATAVALAEIWGIDLDRVALAKVGRRAENEAVGAPTGIMDQMASLLGRADAAIFLDCRSLEAQVVDLGLAGAGLELVVIDTGVKHSHATGGYGERRAACERGAAALGVPALRDVAPRDLPRLAELVDDVTLRRVRHVVTENQRVLDTVRTLRDHGPTAIGDLLVASHASMRDDFEISVPELDTAVDAALSAGAVGARMTGGGFGGAAIALVAREKVQEVTDAATAAFDAAGFAAPTIFTVTPSAGAARD; encoded by the coding sequence GTGACCGCCACCGACACCCGCCCCGTCGACGCGGCGCGCGCCCTCTTCGCCGACCGGTTCGGCGCCGCCCCCGCAGGCACCTGGTCCGCTCCGGGCCGCGTCAACCTCATCGGCGAGCACACCGACTACAACGACGGCTTCGTCCTCCCGTTCGCGATCCAGCACCGCACGCACGTCGCCCTGGCCCCCCGCAACGACGGCCGTGTCCGCGTGGCCTCGACGTTCGATGACGGCGTGGTCGAGGTGGGGCTCGCGGAGCTCGGCGCGCTCTTTCCCGCCCGGCGCGACGAGATCCCGGAGTGGGCGCGCTACCCGCTGGGGGTGGCGTGGGCGCTGCTGGAGTCCGCCGGAACCGACCCCCACACCCCGACGGGCGTCGACCTCGCCTTCGCCTCGGACGTCCCGGTCGGTGCGGGCCTGTCGTCGTCGGCCGCCATCGAGGGCGCGACCGCCGTGGCCCTCGCCGAGATCTGGGGCATCGACCTCGACCGCGTCGCCCTGGCGAAGGTCGGCCGTCGTGCCGAGAACGAGGCGGTCGGCGCGCCGACCGGCATCATGGACCAGATGGCCTCGCTCCTCGGTCGCGCCGACGCCGCCATCTTCCTGGACTGCCGCTCGCTCGAGGCGCAGGTCGTCGACCTCGGCCTCGCCGGCGCCGGGCTCGAGCTCGTCGTCATCGACACGGGTGTGAAGCACTCGCACGCCACCGGCGGCTACGGCGAGCGCCGCGCCGCGTGCGAGCGAGGCGCCGCCGCCCTCGGGGTGCCGGCGCTCCGCGATGTCGCACCGCGCGACCTCCCGCGGCTCGCCGAGCTGGTCGACGACGTGACGCTCCGGCGCGTGCGGCACGTGGTCACCGAGAACCAGCGTGTGCTCGACACCGTCCGCACGTTGCGCGACCATGGCCCGACGGCGATCGGCGACCTGCTCGTCGCATCGCACGCCTCGATGCGCGACGACTTCGAGATCTCGGTGCCCGAGCTCGACACCGCCGTCGACGCCGCCCTGTCGGCCGGCGCCGTGGGGGCGCGCATGACCGGCGGCGGCTTCGGCGGAGCTGCGATCGCACTGGTCGCGCGCGAAAAGGTGCAGGAGGTGACGGATGCCGCCACCGCCGCATTCGACGCCGCGGGGTTCGCCGCTCCGACGATCTTCACCGTCACGCCGTCCGCGGGGGCCGCCCGCGACTGA
- a CDS encoding 5-dehydro-4-deoxyglucarate dehydratase, whose amino-acid sequence MIFDGILFFPVTPFDAQGRIEEDVLRTHIATTLEHAPGGVFPACGTGEFHALSTEEATRVVHVAAETVAGRVPVVAGTGGPLGHATTLARAAADAGADALLVLPPYLVGGPQAGLVAYVEAVAAASDLPVVIYHRGTAQYSVESVRRLARNPKVVGFKDGVGDVGLAQQIVRAVAAEGRDDFAFFNGLLTAELTQGAYRGIGIPLYSSAAFAMIPEVANAYYRAYVDGDEERRAALLDGFYAPLVQLRDETPGFGVALIKAGLRLGGLPVGSVRAPLVDPTPTQEERLTEILAAGRALL is encoded by the coding sequence GTGATCTTCGACGGCATCCTCTTCTTCCCGGTCACGCCGTTCGACGCGCAGGGTCGCATCGAAGAGGACGTGCTGCGCACGCACATCGCCACCACGCTCGAGCACGCGCCCGGCGGTGTGTTCCCGGCGTGCGGCACGGGTGAGTTCCACGCGCTGTCGACCGAGGAGGCGACGCGCGTCGTGCACGTCGCGGCCGAGACCGTGGCGGGCCGGGTGCCGGTCGTCGCCGGCACGGGCGGTCCGCTGGGGCACGCGACGACGCTCGCGCGGGCGGCCGCCGACGCCGGCGCCGACGCACTGCTCGTGCTGCCGCCGTACCTCGTCGGCGGCCCCCAGGCGGGACTCGTCGCCTATGTGGAAGCGGTGGCCGCGGCATCCGATCTCCCCGTCGTGATCTACCATCGCGGCACGGCGCAGTACTCCGTCGAGTCGGTGCGGCGTCTGGCCCGCAACCCGAAGGTCGTCGGCTTCAAGGACGGCGTCGGGGACGTCGGCCTCGCGCAGCAGATCGTGCGCGCGGTCGCGGCCGAGGGACGCGACGACTTCGCCTTCTTCAACGGGCTGCTGACCGCCGAGCTCACGCAGGGCGCGTACCGGGGCATCGGCATCCCGCTGTACTCGTCGGCCGCCTTCGCCATGATCCCCGAGGTGGCGAACGCGTACTACCGCGCGTACGTCGACGGCGACGAGGAGCGCCGCGCCGCGCTGCTCGACGGCTTCTACGCGCCGCTGGTGCAGCTGCGCGACGAGACCCCGGGCTTCGGCGTCGCGCTCATCAAGGCCGGCCTGCGCCTCGGCGGGCTGCCCGTCGGCTCGGTGCGCGCGCCTCTCGTCGACCCGACGCCCACGCAGGAGGAGCGCCTCACCGAGATCCTCGCGGCCGGGCGGGCGCTGCTGTGA
- a CDS encoding LacI family DNA-binding transcriptional regulator, with translation MVGRRVSMADVAARAGVSGQTVSRVVNGSPRVDPATRARIEEAMSELGYRPHRAARALRTGRTQTIGLVVSTLASVGNSRMLQAVADAAAARGYALTVVTLGADGDVAAAFGRLVDQGVDGAVVLNEATDRVREADVRAAGLQLVVVDSPRDDRFGVVETDHADGAGQAVRHLLDLGHPTVHHLAGPEESFAAAERERGWRDALAQAGAAVPPVVRGDWTSASGAAAASALLGAGATAVFAANDQMSLGLLRAFAEAGRAVPDDISVVGFDDVADAADYRPPLTTVRQDFDALGSRAVALLIDGIEAGAPASFETVPTRLVVRASTGPAG, from the coding sequence ATGGTGGGTCGACGGGTGTCGATGGCAGACGTCGCCGCGCGCGCCGGCGTCTCGGGCCAGACCGTCTCACGCGTCGTCAACGGCAGTCCGCGCGTCGACCCCGCGACCCGCGCGCGCATCGAGGAGGCGATGTCAGAGCTCGGCTACCGCCCCCATCGGGCGGCGCGCGCGTTGCGCACCGGCCGCACGCAGACGATCGGCCTGGTGGTCTCGACGCTGGCGTCGGTGGGCAACTCCCGCATGCTTCAGGCGGTGGCGGATGCCGCGGCCGCCCGCGGCTACGCTCTCACCGTCGTGACGCTCGGCGCCGACGGCGATGTCGCCGCCGCGTTCGGGCGCCTGGTCGACCAGGGCGTGGACGGCGCTGTGGTGCTGAACGAGGCGACGGATCGCGTCCGGGAGGCGGACGTGCGCGCGGCGGGACTGCAGCTCGTGGTGGTGGACTCGCCGCGCGACGACCGCTTCGGTGTCGTCGAGACCGACCATGCGGACGGGGCGGGCCAGGCGGTCCGGCATCTGCTCGACCTCGGTCACCCGACGGTGCACCACCTCGCCGGTCCCGAGGAATCCTTCGCGGCGGCCGAGCGTGAGCGAGGCTGGCGCGACGCGCTCGCCCAGGCAGGAGCCGCGGTGCCGCCGGTGGTGCGCGGCGACTGGACGTCTGCGTCGGGGGCGGCTGCGGCATCCGCTCTCCTCGGTGCGGGCGCGACCGCCGTCTTCGCCGCGAACGACCAGATGTCGCTCGGCCTGCTGCGGGCGTTCGCCGAGGCGGGCCGCGCCGTGCCGGATGACATCAGCGTGGTCGGGTTCGACGACGTGGCGGATGCCGCCGACTACCGGCCGCCGCTGACGACGGTGCGTCAGGACTTCGACGCACTCGGCTCGCGCGCCGTCGCCCTGCTCATCGACGGCATCGAGGCCGGTGCGCCCGCCTCGTTCGAGACTGTCCCGACGCGCCTCGTGGTGCGCGCGAGCACCGGCCCCGCCGGCTGA
- the galE gene encoding UDP-glucose 4-epimerase GalE, producing the protein MTWLVTGGAGYIGAHIVRALDGAGLTPVVIDDLSSGHAAFVPAGVPFVRGSILDRDLVERTLREHDVEGVIHLAGFKYAGVSVQRPLHTYAQNVEGTRVLLESMQAAGVANLVFSSSAAVYGTPDVPLVTEDLPKRPASPYGESKLIGEWMIRDQAVATADDERPLRHTALRYFNVVGSGDPAVYDTSPHNLFPLVFEALLEGRTPRINGDDYDTPDGTNVRDYVHVADIAAAHVAAAQRLLAGRPIEPAYNLGSQNGLSVREIMDAMARVTGIDFTPEIAPRRPGDPDRIVATGDLAARDLDWKNRYSVDEMVRSGWEARRAAG; encoded by the coding sequence ATGACCTGGCTCGTGACCGGAGGCGCCGGCTACATCGGCGCCCACATCGTCCGCGCTCTCGACGGCGCGGGCCTGACGCCCGTCGTGATCGACGACCTCTCCAGCGGCCACGCGGCCTTCGTGCCCGCGGGCGTGCCGTTCGTGCGCGGGTCGATCCTCGACCGCGACCTCGTCGAGCGCACGCTGCGCGAGCACGACGTCGAGGGCGTGATCCACCTCGCGGGGTTCAAGTACGCCGGGGTGTCGGTGCAGCGTCCACTGCACACCTACGCCCAGAACGTCGAGGGCACCCGCGTGCTCCTCGAGTCGATGCAGGCCGCCGGTGTCGCCAACCTGGTCTTCTCGTCTTCGGCGGCGGTCTACGGCACGCCCGACGTGCCGCTGGTCACCGAGGACCTGCCCAAGCGGCCCGCGTCGCCGTACGGCGAGTCCAAGCTCATCGGCGAGTGGATGATCCGCGATCAGGCGGTGGCCACCGCCGACGACGAGCGCCCGCTCCGCCACACCGCGCTGCGCTACTTCAACGTGGTCGGCTCCGGCGACCCGGCCGTCTACGACACCAGCCCCCACAACCTGTTCCCGCTGGTGTTCGAGGCGCTCCTCGAGGGCCGCACGCCCCGTATCAACGGCGACGACTACGACACCCCGGACGGCACGAACGTGCGCGACTACGTCCACGTCGCCGACATCGCCGCGGCGCACGTCGCCGCCGCGCAACGGCTGCTCGCCGGCCGGCCGATCGAGCCCGCCTACAACCTCGGCTCGCAGAACGGCCTGAGCGTGCGCGAGATCATGGACGCGATGGCCCGCGTCACCGGCATCGACTTCACGCCCGAGATCGCGCCGCGGCGCCCGGGCGACCCCGACCGCATCGTCGCCACGGGCGACCTCGCCGCGCGCGACCTCGACTGGAAGAACCGGTACTCGGTCGACGAGATGGTCCGAAGCGGCTGGGAGGCCCGCCGCGCCGCCGGCTGA
- a CDS encoding aldehyde dehydrogenase (NADP(+)): protein MTTATTTSATELDALASAAAAAAPVWRAADAATRASWLRAAADALDAHVDELVAVADEETRLGETRLRGEVGRTTGQLRLFATVVEEGSYLELTVDDADPSAVPPRPELRRLLVGVGPVAVFSASNFPFAFSVAGGDTSSALAAGNPVIVKAHSGHPRLSQRTAEIVAGALVDAGAPEGSLALVTGREAGNVLVQHPLIRAAGFTGSLGGGRALFDLAAGRPDPIPFYGELGSLNPVVITRAAVAARGEILAQGLVGSFTLGVGQFCTKPGVVFVPEGAGFEGLVAGFATGAAGGPLLTDRITEAFPSGIEHLESDPSVAVVAQGLPAEPGSARPVVLSTDAASVAARPDTLLEECFGPVTLLARYSSAEELHAALQAVPGSLTATLHAEASDDVTAVVEVLARKAGRVLFSGWPTGVAVTWSQQHGGPWPATTSLHTSVGATAIRRFLRPVVYQDAPAALLPDVLRDESLAALPHRRNGVLRVP, encoded by the coding sequence ATGACCACCGCCACCACCACCTCGGCGACCGAGCTCGACGCCCTCGCCTCTGCCGCCGCCGCGGCCGCCCCCGTCTGGCGGGCGGCGGATGCCGCGACCCGCGCGTCGTGGCTGCGGGCCGCTGCCGACGCGCTCGACGCGCACGTCGATGAGCTCGTCGCGGTCGCCGACGAGGAGACCCGCCTCGGCGAGACGCGGCTGCGCGGCGAGGTCGGACGCACCACGGGCCAGCTGCGACTGTTCGCGACCGTGGTCGAGGAGGGCTCGTACCTCGAGCTGACCGTCGACGACGCCGACCCGTCGGCGGTGCCCCCGCGTCCCGAACTGCGTCGGCTGCTCGTCGGCGTCGGGCCGGTGGCGGTGTTCTCGGCGTCGAACTTCCCGTTCGCGTTCTCGGTCGCCGGGGGCGACACCTCCTCGGCGCTGGCCGCCGGCAACCCGGTCATCGTCAAGGCGCACTCGGGGCATCCCCGGCTCTCACAGCGCACCGCCGAGATCGTCGCCGGCGCGCTCGTGGACGCCGGCGCGCCCGAGGGCTCGCTCGCGCTCGTGACGGGCCGCGAAGCCGGCAACGTGCTGGTGCAGCATCCGCTCATCCGGGCCGCCGGGTTCACCGGATCGCTCGGCGGCGGCCGTGCGCTGTTCGACCTCGCGGCCGGCCGCCCCGACCCCATCCCGTTCTACGGCGAGCTGGGGTCGCTGAACCCGGTCGTGATCACCCGGGCGGCGGTGGCCGCCCGCGGCGAGATCCTCGCACAGGGGCTCGTCGGCTCGTTCACGCTCGGCGTCGGCCAGTTCTGCACGAAGCCCGGCGTCGTGTTCGTGCCCGAGGGCGCGGGATTCGAGGGGCTCGTCGCCGGATTCGCCACGGGTGCCGCCGGCGGACCGCTGCTCACCGACCGCATCACCGAGGCCTTCCCGTCGGGGATCGAGCACCTCGAGTCCGACCCGTCGGTCGCGGTCGTCGCGCAGGGCCTCCCCGCGGAGCCGGGGTCGGCGCGTCCGGTGGTGCTGTCTACGGATGCCGCGTCCGTCGCCGCCCGGCCCGACACGCTGCTCGAGGAGTGCTTCGGTCCCGTCACCCTGCTCGCGCGCTACTCCTCGGCCGAGGAGCTGCACGCCGCGCTGCAGGCGGTGCCCGGCTCGCTCACGGCGACGCTGCACGCCGAGGCATCCGACGATGTCACCGCCGTGGTCGAGGTGCTCGCGCGCAAGGCCGGACGCGTGCTCTTCTCGGGCTGGCCGACCGGCGTCGCGGTGACGTGGTCGCAGCAGCACGGCGGCCCGTGGCCCGCCACGACGTCGCTGCACACCTCGGTCGGCGCGACGGCGATCCGCCGCTTCCTGCGCCCCGTGGTCTACCAGGACGCGCCGGCGGCGCTGCTTCCCGACGTGCTCCGCGACGAGTCCCTCGCGGCGCTCCCGCACCGCCGCAACGGCGTGCTGCGCGTGCCCTGA
- a CDS encoding alpha/beta fold hydrolase — protein sequence MAYITVGTENSVDVDLYYTDQGPADAQPVVLIHGFPLNGESWGKQQAALLDAGYRVVAYDRRGFGASTKAGSGYDYDTFAADLHALMEDLDLRDAVLVGFSMGTGEIARYLSRYGSGRVAKAAFLGSLEPFLLQTDDNPGGAGPQEFFDGIAQSVREDRYAFIAGFYKDFYNLDDNLGTRISQEALDASIQVATYAGNTAIAAAPLTWPTDFRGDIGSIDVPALILHGTADNILPIDVTARRFRELLPDATYVELEGAPHGLLWTHGAEVNEALLAFLKS from the coding sequence GTGGCGTACATCACCGTCGGGACCGAGAACTCGGTGGACGTCGACCTCTACTACACCGACCAGGGACCCGCCGACGCGCAGCCGGTGGTGCTGATCCACGGCTTCCCGCTGAACGGCGAGTCCTGGGGCAAGCAGCAGGCGGCGCTGCTCGACGCCGGCTACCGAGTGGTCGCCTACGACCGGCGCGGGTTCGGCGCCTCGACCAAGGCCGGGTCGGGGTACGACTACGACACGTTCGCCGCCGACCTGCACGCCCTTATGGAGGACCTTGACCTGCGCGACGCGGTGCTGGTGGGCTTCTCGATGGGAACCGGCGAGATCGCCCGCTATCTGTCGCGCTACGGCAGCGGCCGCGTGGCGAAGGCGGCGTTCCTCGGCTCGCTCGAGCCCTTCCTGCTGCAGACCGACGACAACCCCGGCGGGGCCGGGCCGCAGGAGTTCTTCGACGGCATCGCGCAGTCGGTGCGGGAGGACCGGTACGCCTTCATCGCCGGGTTCTACAAGGACTTCTACAACCTGGACGACAACCTCGGCACCCGCATCTCGCAGGAGGCGCTCGACGCGAGCATCCAGGTCGCGACCTACGCCGGCAACACCGCGATCGCGGCGGCGCCGCTCACCTGGCCGACCGACTTCCGGGGCGACATCGGGTCGATCGACGTGCCGGCCCTCATCCTCCACGGCACCGCCGACAACATCCTGCCGATCGACGTCACGGCGCGGCGGTTCCGGGAGCTCCTTCCCGACGCGACCTACGTCGAGCTCGAGGGCGCCCCCCACGGACTGCTGTGGACGCACGGCGCCGAGGTGAACGAGGCGCTGCTCGCCTTCCTGAAGAGCTGA
- a CDS encoding TetR/AcrR family transcriptional regulator, with translation MAEHATGRRGSYAKGVAKREEILTRALDVIAREGYGGASVKELADAVGLSQAGLLHYFESKEELFTEILRKRDERDLAHFGSTTLAAADLAALRTGYVETVRHNAHVPGLVQLFARLSVDAGDAGHPAHGFFLERSDTLRTSFARAIAERQAAGEVTDRVDADTLARIFQAVADGLQLQWLLEPDVDMAAAVDALFDLLKTEKR, from the coding sequence ATGGCAGAGCACGCGACGGGGCGACGGGGCTCCTATGCGAAGGGCGTCGCCAAGCGCGAAGAGATCCTGACCCGCGCCCTCGACGTCATCGCCCGTGAGGGCTACGGCGGCGCCTCCGTGAAGGAGCTGGCGGATGCCGTGGGCCTCAGCCAGGCGGGACTCCTCCACTACTTCGAGAGCAAGGAGGAGCTCTTCACCGAGATCCTCCGCAAGCGCGATGAGCGCGATCTCGCGCACTTCGGCAGCACGACGCTGGCCGCCGCCGATCTCGCGGCCCTGCGCACCGGTTACGTCGAGACCGTGCGCCACAACGCCCACGTCCCGGGGCTCGTGCAGCTGTTCGCCCGGCTCTCGGTCGATGCGGGCGACGCGGGGCATCCGGCGCACGGGTTCTTCCTCGAGCGCAGCGACACCCTCCGCACGTCGTTCGCCCGGGCCATCGCCGAACGCCAGGCCGCCGGCGAGGTCACCGACCGGGTCGATGCCGACACCCTCGCCCGCATCTTCCAGGCCGTCGCGGACGGTCTGCAGCTGCAGTGGCTGCTGGAGCCCGATGTCGACATGGCGGCCGCGGTCGATGCCCTGTTCGACCTGCTGAAGACGGAGAAGCGATGA
- a CDS encoding mandelate racemase/muconate lactonizing enzyme family protein, protein MTNLPGALAAASDAAPEATIAAFEARLIRVALTRPWAADVTAVGVIATHVVRSDGAEGWGFSWTPQIGAAAVHALLVHDITAFAIGRPADPGSEWLALWEHLHEAGGGGVTTIAMAGLNLALWDAAARAAGTSLTGFLGAQRKRVRAYGSGVNLHYTLDELVAQAGRWVEAGFDAVKVKVGGPDVAEDLDRLRAVRDVIGPDRALMIDANQRWDLDRATRSIDVLAEVSPAWIEEPLRADDLHGHIELSKRLAAASGIPLAVGENLHTVFRFDDFLRTGAAQIVQPNIVRVGGITPFLGIAAIAAEYGAALHPHLLPELSGQVALCLRAVSGVAEPMVEDVEDAGFGALGALLDDSPIRIARGSLTEVDHRGLGIRFS, encoded by the coding sequence GTGACGAACCTCCCCGGCGCGCTGGCGGCGGCGTCGGATGCGGCGCCGGAGGCCACCATCGCGGCCTTCGAAGCGCGACTGATCCGCGTGGCGCTCACCCGACCCTGGGCGGCGGACGTCACCGCGGTCGGCGTGATCGCGACCCACGTCGTGCGCTCGGACGGCGCCGAGGGCTGGGGGTTCTCGTGGACGCCGCAGATCGGGGCCGCAGCGGTGCACGCCCTGCTGGTCCACGACATCACCGCGTTCGCGATCGGCCGCCCGGCTGACCCCGGATCGGAGTGGCTCGCGCTGTGGGAGCACCTGCACGAGGCGGGCGGCGGCGGGGTGACGACGATCGCGATGGCGGGACTGAACCTGGCGCTGTGGGATGCGGCGGCCCGCGCCGCCGGCACATCGCTCACCGGCTTCCTCGGCGCGCAGCGCAAGCGCGTGCGCGCCTACGGCTCGGGCGTGAACCTGCACTACACGCTCGATGAGCTGGTCGCCCAGGCGGGCCGCTGGGTGGAGGCGGGGTTCGACGCGGTGAAGGTGAAGGTCGGCGGACCCGACGTCGCCGAAGACCTCGACCGTCTGCGCGCGGTGCGCGACGTGATCGGACCCGACCGGGCGCTCATGATCGACGCCAACCAGCGCTGGGACCTCGACCGCGCGACGCGCTCGATCGACGTGCTGGCCGAGGTCTCGCCCGCATGGATCGAGGAGCCGCTGCGCGCCGACGACCTGCACGGGCACATCGAGCTCTCGAAGCGGCTCGCCGCCGCGAGCGGCATCCCCCTCGCGGTCGGCGAGAACCTCCACACCGTGTTCCGGTTCGACGACTTCCTCCGCACCGGAGCCGCGCAGATCGTCCAGCCCAACATCGTGCGCGTGGGCGGCATCACCCCGTTCCTCGGGATCGCCGCGATCGCCGCCGAGTACGGCGCCGCCCTGCATCCGCATCTCCTCCCCGAGCTGTCCGGCCAGGTCGCGCTGTGCCTGCGGGCCGTCTCCGGCGTCGCGGAGCCCATGGTCGAGGACGTCGAAGACGCCGGCTTCGGCGCGCTCGGCGCCCTCCTCGACGACTCGCCCATCCGCATCGCCCGCGGCTCGCTCACCGAGGTCGACCACCGCGGCCTCGGCATCCGCTTCTCATGA
- the galT gene encoding galactose-1-phosphate uridylyltransferase, with protein MRRATRLADGRELIYYDDPDTTLGPGRAADARELAPRPETATMRRDVLTGDWVSIAAARQNRAFLPPAHLDPLAPQTPTNPSEIPSRYDVAVFENKSPSFGPALATAHGDAPAGVDAPRGLDDLEASGLGRTRTSVGRCEVVCFSPEHAGSFGSLTPTRARTVIEAWADRTAALSALPGIEQVFPFENRGEAIGVTLPHPHGQIYAYPYITPRTTSLLASIDREGQDLFERILAFERAGDRVILEGEHWTAFVPFAARWPIEIHLMPHRHVADFAETSDAERDELAPLYLRLLRGVDALYDSATPYIAAWHQAPVHRGRDTARLHLQLTSPRRAADKLKFLAGSEAAMGAWIGDIPPEMAAAQLREAVASVPEETL; from the coding sequence GTGAGACGGGCCACCCGGCTGGCGGACGGCCGCGAGCTCATCTACTACGACGACCCCGATACGACGCTCGGCCCCGGGCGCGCGGCCGACGCCCGCGAGCTCGCGCCCCGCCCCGAGACCGCGACGATGCGGCGGGATGTGCTCACCGGAGACTGGGTGTCCATCGCGGCGGCACGCCAGAACCGCGCGTTCCTGCCTCCCGCCCACCTCGATCCGCTGGCACCGCAGACGCCGACGAACCCGTCCGAGATCCCCTCGCGCTACGACGTCGCCGTCTTCGAGAACAAGTCGCCGTCCTTCGGGCCCGCCCTCGCCACCGCGCACGGTGACGCCCCGGCCGGCGTCGACGCTCCCCGCGGCCTCGACGACCTCGAAGCTTCCGGACTCGGCCGCACTCGCACCAGCGTCGGACGGTGCGAGGTGGTGTGCTTCAGCCCCGAGCACGCGGGCTCGTTCGGCTCGCTCACCCCGACGCGGGCGCGCACCGTCATAGAGGCGTGGGCGGACCGCACGGCCGCGCTGTCGGCGCTTCCCGGCATCGAGCAGGTCTTCCCGTTCGAGAACCGTGGCGAGGCGATCGGCGTCACCCTCCCGCATCCGCACGGGCAGATCTACGCCTACCCGTACATCACGCCGCGCACGACGAGCCTCCTCGCGTCGATCGACCGGGAGGGGCAGGACCTCTTCGAACGCATCCTTGCGTTCGAGCGCGCGGGTGATCGCGTGATTCTCGAGGGCGAGCACTGGACGGCGTTCGTGCCGTTCGCCGCGCGCTGGCCGATCGAGATCCACCTGATGCCGCACCGTCACGTCGCAGACTTCGCCGAGACGTCCGACGCCGAGCGCGACGAACTCGCGCCGCTGTACCTCCGGCTGCTCCGCGGGGTCGACGCCTTGTACGACTCCGCCACGCCCTATATCGCCGCGTGGCACCAGGCGCCGGTGCACCGCGGGCGCGACACCGCGCGTCTTCACCTGCAGCTGACCTCGCCGCGACGCGCGGCCGACAAGCTCAAGTTCCTCGCCGGATCCGAAGCCGCCATGGGCGCCTGGATCGGCGACATCCCGCCCGAGATGGCCGCGGCGCAGCTGCGCGAGGCCGTGGCATCCGTTCCCGAGGAGACCCTGTGA